The Daphnia pulex isolate KAP4 chromosome 3, ASM2113471v1 genome includes a region encoding these proteins:
- the LOC124190233 gene encoding AF4/FMR2 family member lilli-like isoform X2, protein MLTDTAFLDDAQSLGAIPCESLSSEPCWANMNTLSSGGGGGGGGSSSNSNSPGLGNNNNNNTASSSPTTTNNNNSTSSGGGGAGGSNGLLHGPSASAGAIKKRRKSDTKPLSQINKCLNEKRRREQENVYIEELAELISVSIADVNSLSVKPDKCAILQETVNQIRKIREQEEDGRSSSSSSSSSSSSSSSSSSSGTSSGHNNNNNTTSPSADGGVGGGPLLQQGDVSSSKPALLDTQLLGTFLLEALDGFLFVVNTEGKTEYVSENVAHFLHYQPQDLVGKSIYNFIHHGDHARFSSSLLPTAIAWPSEMAPASQNRLGRCFNCRLLIQPLGEQDETMEEKQQRVEHYENMQISAVLQPYPGDPGGGGGHQPKRNSGAAAAAAAVGLEASDLEMALTSVASGSSGADPQHCLVCVARRIPSTEKMASSAIVTTGGPVVEQFTTKLDSTGKIVAVDVTGVSPPYSSYFSKESLLSCTIQELCHPDDLSIFQAHFQETIQSGCGLSSRYRLRLAGVASFLVVQTKSKRFVNSDTHDTDFVMATHSIIVDDEDGQADGGGGGRLMLSKSDTLKDVHQQITDAANQMNQQQQQQQTTVNPVLTSVVRHDVISATSYGNGRSGATTTTTSSYSSTFAGLSLGTSGDLLNDFVVPDLFMASPPWGGDFNTSESSLDGNGPPGASAVASAAASAAAQMNNSHHHLPAIATCNQQQLSAPSPHSLVPSGGPLLAGHIPHSVGGGMINWGSPPPSGGQQQQRPGSTCSAPPVSSRPSSRQSASSTPRPPSVSSAFSPAPNSVLGVVHPSPVLSPVATSLHPAGMMSSATATTSSSSSSSAGQQQPSPASMTTPFSNNFPFSPLQDPIPQHPATAPLSLNNPGTPFPDDPARDSKEGILSSGMATAAANHGHYPASSGGGSHHHHHPNHHGTPDKQLSALSSLLNSSDASAAAAASSSVTESGRLRILLMQRPGNGPPAPPSAGHLSTSINGSHLLSSLGSDSSDGVKREKEETSSSSVGGVACGLQLAGSKGNHDNRILKGLLNQDDGDETDPADEGGSHRFLLAGRGNSGDNKSSSVNNNNNNNNNMLHKLLNVRSDDDAEQRMGLRKPNELLKKLLKDSDEDHQQAGGSGSACGGAGSSNNAASQQQQQHHHQHHPIQQQQQQHPDQVSFQEEQLLKSLGFPSPTTSSGSSTTPTVTTGSLANMLSTSQTTHLKSPPPGMASHCDGLLEFGGVVCSSTTSSGLLFGGGPVGGGGMRGTKRHSEEARDEVKASKEPMLNADHLMMSAGGGGVLHQLLGPPTSSSSSSSSSTSTNPHSSTVAAPLSVGSLQHQPLSSPAAAVAAATSVVAAAAATANIAAASAIQSAAAAAAAANLPASSKLCEKNKMLASLLAKTPVIPSHSLSTSIASPKPSALPQEKLPKDLKEKILQTPPVSGTSAPGAHWAGGSVQTQPSTTMQLPPHPPMQQPQQQQQQQQQQQHLLNQQQQQRHPAMQQSQQHQLHPRSQHPQQQQQQQQHLNLSQKQQQQQQPAPQTGGFLNSLLNRPIDSASGPNLGESQQQQQSNQQQQLYLAAQQPPPQLQQQHRPNQNPVQKLSLNNQQQLSAAMNSSGGFNISLHPQQHQPHHQQQQPQQQHQLQHAISGPMGPDRSLQQSGGAGQRSGMSIQPQQQQQQQASHSNPMLAATSLESSDGTYSVHADFMTPLDVQMASVAGWGDTPSMDPELSDIIEQVIDMDERYESDSMIFGELTSATPPPVTIQPVMSIVQSSQSVTSVTQTTAVVGPSGPLLQMDMSKEKLAITAIQKSLMSYEKISPVAQSPPAYNLPGYAQQQQQGQGAPMRMSTPSYGMNSPSASAGSINMANQQQQQQQQASLTIPGGRKQKLPVQQRRLLNRQQQQQQQQSQDQQQQQQQQHPPQQQLLGVLLNESSVQHTQGPQLSPGALQIMDDLLNAIPPNMTISRSDSQVSPNYGSVMLSSPLGSGGPLASQISPSQRPMQPPFSPHGPMNTANGGNYNQSPQAQIVNNNSGNNFAPGGPSSRLSPFNSAQVSPRIGPPPQNFQQQQQQQQQQQQQQHVSQLSPQPGVGARSSPGISLQGQPSPGVGVGSWNNNMPNRPNLQPQQQRQQQQQQPQQQPQQQHLLGYGQGIRGGYAPRPAMRALPNSGPPNCVGGPAGPGNSSNNNNNIRQGYGNNGMTDNPTGPSSSNGMFARQQQQQQQQQQQQQQQQLRLQRTVSAPSGVIPGSVGGPVQGGGRNDGGPPGMASEYVRKELKAVVGARTIQRGLSGPVVNVNHGSGQMNHSSPPMMVPGGKPLNQADLEALGLSYELPQGNDGLHGRVWDSPNMGESPSQTMPSTRNTMEEAPRPADPQMSLLKQLLSE, encoded by the exons ATGCTGACGGATACCGCATTCCTGGATGATGCACA GAGTTTGGGTGCAATTCCATGCGAGTCCCTATCGTCCGAGCCGTGCTGGGCCAACATGAACACGctcagcagcggcggcggaggtggtggtggtggcagcagcagcaacagcaacagcccCGGTctcggcaacaacaacaacaacaatacgGCGTCGTCTTCACCAACgacgaccaacaacaacaacagtactagcagtggtggtggtggcgctgGCGGCAGCAACGGCCTCCTCCACGGTCCCAGCGCCTCTGCGGGCGCCATCAAAAAGCGACGGAAATCCGACACGAAGCCGCTGTCGCAGATCAACAAGTGTCTCAACGAAAAAAGACGCCGGGAGCAG GAAAATGTTTACATTGAAGAGCTGGCGGAATTGATTTCCGTCAGTATAGCCGACGTCAACTCGCTGTCGGTGAAACCGGACAAGTGCGCCATTTTGCAGGAGACGGTCAACCAGATCCGGAAGATCCGCGAGCAGGAAGAAGATGGACGGAGTTcgagcagtagcagcagcagcagtagtagtagcagttCAAGTTCTAGCAGTTCCGGCACCAGTTCTgggcacaacaacaacaacaacacgacatCGCCCAGCGCTGACGGAGGCGTTGGTGGCGGTCCGTTGCTCCAGCAAGGCGACGTCTCGTCGTCGAAACCGGCCCTGCTGGACACGCAACTCTTGGGGACGTTTCTGCTGGAAGCCCTCGACGGCTTCCTGTTTGTCGTCAACACGGAAGGCAAGACGGAATACGTTTCGGAAAATGTCGCCCATTTCCTACACTACCAGCCGCAAGATCTCGTGGGCAAATCCATCTACAATTTCATCCATCACGGAGATCACGCCCGATTTTCTTCGTCGCTTTTGCCCACGGCCATTG CTTGGCCGAGTGAAATGGCGCCGGCGTCGCAGAACCGATTGGGCCGCTGTTTCAACTGCCGACTGCTGATCCAGCCGCTGGGCGAGCAAGATGAGACGATGGAGGAAAAGCAGCAGCGAGTCGAGCATTACGAGAACATGCAGATTTCAGCCGTCCTCCAACCGTATCCAGGTGATCcaggcggtggcggcggccaCCAGCCCAAGAGAAACAGCGGAGCAGCAGCTGCGGCGGCCGCTGTGGGTTTGGAGGCTTCCGACTTGGAAATGGCCCTGACCTCTGTGGCTAGCGGCTCCAGCGGAGCTGATCCACAACACTGCCTCGTCTGTGTCGCCAGGCGGATTCCGTCGACGGAGAAAATGGCGTCGTCGGCCATCGTCACGACCGGAGGACCCGTCGTCGAGCAGTTCACCACCAAACTGGACTCGACTGGCAAAATTGTGGCCGTCGACGTCACCGGAGTCTCTCCGCCCTACAGTTCCTACTTCAGCAAAGAATCCCTCCTCTCGTGTACCATCCAGGAATTGTGCCATCCGGACGACTTGTCGATTTTCCAGGCCCATTTCCAGGAAACGATCCAGTCCGGCTGCGGGCTCAGTTCCAGGTACCGTCTCCGATTGGCCGGCGTTGCAAGTTTCCTGGTCGTCCAGACAAAGTCGAAGCGCTTCGTCAACAGCGACACGCACGACACGGACTTTGTCATGGCTACCCATTCCATCATCGTGGACGACGAGGACGGCCAGGCTgacggcggtggcggtggccgGTTGATGTTGTCGAAAAGCGACACGCTCAAAGACGTCCATCAGCAGATAACGGACGCTGCCAACCAGatgaaccagcagcagcagcagcagcagacgactgTCAATCCGGTGCTGACGAGCGTCGTCCGCCACGATGTGATATCGGCGACCAGTTACGGCAACGGCCGCAGTGGCGCCACCACCACAACCACTTCCTCCTACTCCAGTACCTTCGCCGGATTAAGTTTGGGAACGAGCGGCGATCTTCTCAATGACTTTGTCGTGCCCGACCTCTTCATGGCTTCGCCTCCGTGGGGTGGCGATTTCAACACCAGCGAGTCCAGCCTGGACGGCAACGGACCGCCCGGCGCTTCGGCCGTCGCTTCTGCCGCCGCTTCTGCCGCTGCTCAAATGAACAACAGTCACCACCATCTGCCGGCCATCGCCACTTGCAATCAGCAACAACTCTCGGCTCCATCTCCTCACTCCCTCGTCCCGTCCGGCGGACCCCTCCTGGCCGGACACATTCCCCATTCCGTTGGCGGGGGAATGATCAACTGGGGAAGTCCTCCGCCTTCGGgcggacaacaacaacaacggcccGGCTCGACTTGCTCGGCCCCTCCCGTCTCGTCGAGGCCCAGCTCGCGTCAGAGCGCTTCATCCACACCGCGACCGCCCAGCGTTTCGTCAGCCTTCAGTCCGGCTCCCAATTCCGTTTTGGGCGTCGTGCATCCCTCCCCCGTGCTCAGTCCAGTTGCCACTAGTTTGCATCCGGCCGGAATGATGAGCTCGGCCACGGCCACcacttcgtcgtcgtcgtcgtcttcggcCGGCCAACAGCAACCCAGTCCGGCCAGCATGACGACGCCCTTTAGCAACAATTTCCCCTTCAGTCCGCTCCAAGATCCCATTCCTCAGCATCCGGCCACGGCTCCGCTTTCCCTCAACAATCCGGGCACGCCATTCCCGGATGACCCGGCACGAGATTCCAAGGAAGGAATTCTCTCGTCCGGCAtggccaccgccgccgccaatCACGGTCATTATCCGGCCAGCAGCGGTGGAGGatctcaccaccaccaccaccccaatCATCACGGGACGCCGGACAAGCAACTCAGCGCTCTCAGCAGTTTGTTGAACAGTAGCGAcgcctcagcagcagcagcagcgtcgtcGTCTGTGACGGAATCGGGGAGGCTGCGCATTTTGCTCATGCAGAGACCGGGCAACGGGCCGCCAGCTCCACCGTCGGCTGGCCATCTTTCGACTAGCATCAACGGGAGCCATCTGTTGAGTAGTTTGGGCAGCGACAGCAGCGATGGCGTCAAACGTGAGAAGGAGGAgactagcagcagcagcgtcggtGGCGTCGCCTGTGGCTTACAGCTGGCCGGAAGCAAAGGCAACCACGACAACCGCATTCTCAAAGGCCTGCTGAATCAGGACGATGGCGACGAAACCGATCCGGCGGATGAGGGCGGCAGTCATCGCTTCTTGCTGGCGGGCAGAGGCAACTCGGGCGACAACAAGAGCAGCTCcgtcaacaacaataacaacaacaacaacaacatgctGCACAAGCTGCTGAACGTGCGGAGTGATGACGATGCCGAGCAGCGGATGGGTCTGCGCAAGCCCAACGAATTGCTGAAGAAACTCCTCAAGGATTCCGACGAGGATCATCAACAGGCCGGTGGTAGCGGCAGTGCTTGCGGTGGCGCCGGAAGCAGCAACAACGCGGCcagccagcaacaacaacaacaccaccaccaacaccaccccatccagcagcagcaacaacaacatcccgATCAGGTGTCGTTCCAAGAAGAGCAATTACTCAAGTCGTTGGGCTTCCCATCGCCGACAACGTCATCAGGTTCGTCTACGACTCCAACGGTAACAACGGGATCGTTGGCCAACATGTTGAGTACCAGTCAGACCACTCACCTCAAGTCTCCACCGCCAG GCATGGCCAGCCATTGCGATGGATTGCTGGAATTTGGCGGAGTCGTTTGCAGCAGCACGACCAGCAGTGGGCTGCTCTTTGGCGGCGGGCcggtgggtggtggtggcatgCGGGGCACCAAGAGACACAGCGAAGAAGCCCGTGACGAGGTGAAGGCCAGCAAGGAGCCCATGCTCAACGCCGACCACCTGATGATGTCCGCAGGCGGAGGTGGGGTCTTGCATCAACTGCTGGGTCCTCCAACGTCGtcatcctcctcttcctcatcTTCGACATCAACGAATCCGCACAGCAGCACAGTGGCAGCTCCTCTGTCCGTCGGCTCATTGCAACACCAACCGCTTTCATCGCCAGCAGCTGCCGTTGCGGCCGCCACGTCCGTCGTGGCTGCGGCGGCCGCCACGGCCAACATTGCTGCCGCTTCAGCCATCCAGtcagccgctgctgctgctgctgccgctaaTCTCCCGGCCAGCAGTAAATTGTGCGAGAAGAATAAGATGTTGGCTTCGTTGCTGGCCAAGACGCCCGTCATCCCGTCACACTCGCTGTCGACGAGTATCGCCTCGCCCAAACCCTCAGCGTTGCCTCAGGAGAAATTGCCCAAGGACTTGAAG GAGAAAATCCTTCAGACGCCGCCAGTGAGTGGAACGTCGGCTCCGGGCGCCCATTGGGCCGGAGGCTCGGTGCAAACCCAGCCCTCGACGACTATGCAACTGCCCCCGCATCCGCCAATGCAACAAccccagcaacagcagcagcagcaacaacaacaacaacaccttttgaaccaacagcaacaacaacgacatcCGGCCATGCAACAGTCACAGCAGCATCAGTTACACCCCCGATCTCAGCacccacaacagcagcagcaacaacaacaacatttgaacCTCAGccagaagcagcagcaacaacaacaaccagctCCTCAGACTGGAGGCTTTTTGAATTCTCTTTTGAATCGGCCCATTGATTCGGCTTCCGGTCCCAATCTGGGCGAatcgcagcagcaacaacagtctaatcaacaacagcaactttATTTAGCAGCCCAACAACCCCCGCCCcaactccaacaacaacatcgaccCAATCAGAACCCCGTTCAGAAGTTGTCTCTCAACAATCAGCAACAACTTTCTGCCGCCATGAACTCCTCGGGTGGTTTCAACATTTCCCTTCATCCGCAACAGCACCAACCtcaccaccagcaacaacaaccccaacaacaacatcaactgCAACATGCAATATCTGGCCCCATGGGCCCCGATCGAAGCCTGCAGCAAAGCGGAGGAGCAGGTCAGCGATCCGGAATGTCCATccagccgcaacaacaacaacaacaacaggcgtCGCATTCCAATCCCATGTTGGCGGCCACCAGTTTGGAGAGCAGCGACGGCACTTACAGCGTCCACGCCGATTTCATGACTCCGCTGGATGTGCAAATGGCGTCGGTGGCCGGATGGGGTGACACGCCTTCGATGGACCCCGAACTCTCTGACATCATCGAGCAAGTCATCGACATGGACGAGAGATACGAAAGCGATTCCATGATCTTTGGCGAGCTGACGTCCGCCACGCCACCGCCAGTGACTATCCAGCCGGTCATGTCCATCGTCCAGTCGTCGCAGAGCGTCACGTCGGTGACTCAGACGACTGCCGTTGTCGGCCCGTCGGGTCCCCTCCTGCAAATGGACATGTCGAAAGAGAAACTGGCCATCACAGCCATTCAAAAGTCGCTCATGTCCTACGAGAAAATCTCGCCAGTCGCTCAAAGTCCGCCGGCCTACAACCTGCCGGGCTacgcacaacaacaacaacagggtCAAGGAGCGCCGATGAGAATGTCCACTCCGTCGTACGGGATGAATTCGCCTTCAGCTTCGGCTGGGTCCATCAACATGGccaatcagcagcagcagcagcagcagcaggccagTCTCACCATCCCCGGTGGCAGAAAGCAGAAATTGCCCGTCCAACAGCGACGACTCTTgaatcgacaacaacaacaacagcagcaacaatcacaagatcagcagcaacaacagcagcagcagcacccacCTCAACAGCAGCTCCTGGGCGTCTTGCTGAACGAATCGTCGGTACAACACACCCAAGGTCCCCAGCTCTCACCTGGAGCCCTGCAAATTATGGATGACCTACTTAACGCCATCCCACCCAACATGACTATATCCAG GTCGGATTCACAAGTTTCACCCAACTACGGTTCGGTGATGTTGAGCAGTCCACTGGGTAGCGGTGGGCCGCTGGCGTCTCAAATCTCTCCCAGTCAGCGCCCGATGCAACCCCCTTTTTCGCCTCACGGCCCGATGAACACGGCCAACGGTGGCAACTACAATCAAAGCCCTCAGGCACAAATTGTCAATAACAACAGCGGCAACAACTTCGCCCCCGGCGGACCGTCTTCTCGGCTCTCGCCGTTCAATTCGGCTCAAGTGTCGCCCCGCATAGGGCCACCTCCGCAAAAttttcaacagcaacaacaacagcagcagcagcagcagcaacaacaacacgtaTCCCAGCTTTCTCCGCAGCCAGGAGTGGGCGCCAGATCCAGTCCCGGAATCAGTTTGCAAGGGCAGCCAAGTCCTGGCGTTGGGGTAGGATCGTGGAACAACAACATGCCGAATCGTCCTAATCTGCAACCGCAACAAcagcgacagcagcagcagcaacaacctcaACAACAACCTCAACAGCAGCATTTGCTCGGTTATGGACAAGGCATTCGCGGTGGCTACGCTCCTCGACCCGCTATGAGAGCATTGCCCAATTCCGGTCCGCCCAACTGCGTCGGCGGACCTGCTGGCCCGGGCAATagtagcaacaacaacaacaacattcgaCAAGGCTACGGTAACAACGGCATGACCGACAATCCAACCGGACCATCTTCCTCCAACGGGATGTTTGCtcgccagcaacaacaacagcagcagcagcaacaacagcagcagcaacaacagttgAGATTACAGCGAACCGTGAGCGCACCTAGCGGGGTTATTCCAG GTTCGGTCGGTGGTCCAGTTCAGGGTGGCGGAAGAAATGACGGCGGACCGCCTGGGATGGCCTCCGAGTACGTTCGCAAGGAGCTAAAAGCGGTGGTAGGAGCCCGAACAATCCAAAGAGGTTTGTCTGGTCCGGTTGTGAATGTGAACCACGGGTCGGGCCAGATGAACCACAGCTCACCTCCCATGATGGTACCGGGTGGTAAGCCACTCAATCAAGCCGATCTTGAAGCCCTCGGTCTCAGCTACGAATTGCCCCAGg GGAATGACGGATTACACGGAAGAGTTTGGGATAGTCCCAACATGGGCGAGTCGCCGTCGCAGACAATGCCGTCTACCAGG AATACGATGGAAGAAGCTCCGCGGCCAGCTGATCCTCAAATGTCTCTTCTCAAGCAGCTACTCTCGGAGTGA